From the Kogia breviceps isolate mKogBre1 chromosome 15, mKogBre1 haplotype 1, whole genome shotgun sequence genome, one window contains:
- the PXN gene encoding paxillin isoform X9, translating to MAVPELSGQRLLHLPSASQLPRKHLPGPRKLSYTGLQEEDALLADLESTTSHISKRPVFLSEETPYSYPTGNHTYQEIAVPPPVPPPPSSEALNGTVLDPLDQWQPSTSRFIHQQPPSPSPVYGSSAKTSSASNPQDGVGLPCPRAGEEEHVYSFPNKQKSAEPSPTVMSSSLGSNLSELDRLLLELNAVQHNPPGFPADEANSSPPLSGALSPHYGIPENNSPLGGKAGPLTKEKPKRNGGRGLEDVRPSVESLLDELESSVPSPVPAITVNQGEMSSPQRVTSSQQQTRISASSATRELDELMASLSDFKTSSSAVALSSPRLLPNSAPSPYHILSPPLPPPGPSVFLPPPRKPSLRGHGHTLEVLCPEDNVAPSWLDLAGLGEMPDTPNSRSPSTESSLGPPGAESQACVWRDPPNASLVSEFSRVPPSHTLPHAGCTGLQEAGEPQVLSANPLCPVEAVAATWECPWALEALRPEFPRGAMPSFQEVIEPAATAVDRQAIFPDTWSLMKARGQQKERARPEPGEPESRCPAPVEEEQLGGETATGGSLVRPAQGPKTPRRPEGTTEAAAEARRERPELPQAVVVDTPNTTERISTSGQAGIRSMIRRSRETGHAHPMSREPSPRRQLDPATLSRTPSQERLIAELQGRLGIQPEVEEAEGASGASAEDWLTEGVVITVQPCGRRARGQLVEKIQGLEQRVDGELCWAAGWPPNSSQSSPEGQDEGGFMAQGRTGSSSPPGGPPKPGSQLDSMLGSLQSDLNKLGVATVAKGVCGACKKPIAGQVVTAMGKTWHPEHFVCTHCQEEIGSRNFFERDGQPYCEKDYHNLFSPRCYYCNGPILDKVVTALDRTWHPEHFFCAQCGAFFGPEGFHEKDGKAYCRKDYFDMFAPKCGGCARAILENYISALNTLWHPECFVCRECFTPFVNGSFFEHDGQPYCEVHYHERRGSLCSGCQKPITGRCITAMAKKFHPEHFVCAFCLKQLNKGTFKEQNDKPYCQNCFVKLFC from the exons ACGCCCTGCTGGCAGACTTGGAGTCCACGACCTCCCACATCTCCAAACGGCCTGTGTTCCTGTCTGAGGAGACCCCCTACTCGTACCCGACAGGAAACCACACATACCAGGAGATTGCCGTGCCACCCCCTGTCCCTCCACCCCCGTCCAGCGAGGCCCTCAATGGCACGGTCCTTGACCCCTTAGACCAGTGGCAGCCGAGCACCTCCCGATTCATCCACCAGCAG CCTCCATCCCCGTCCCCCGTGTACGGCTCCAGTGCTAAAACTTCCAGTGCCTCCAACCCCCAGGACGGCGTCGGCCTTCCGTGTCCCCGAGCCGGTGAGGAAGAGCACGTGTACAG CTTCCCCAACAAGCAGAAGTCGGCCGAGCCTTCACCCACCGTCATGAGCTCCTCCTTGGGCAGCAACCTTTCTGAACTCGACCGCCTGCTTCTGGAGCTGAACGCCGTGCAGCATAACCCGCCAGGCTTCCCTGCAG ATGAGGCCAACTCAAGCCCCCCACTGTCTGGGGCTCTGAGCCCCCACTACGGCATCCCGGAGAATAACAGCCCACTGGGGGGCAAAGCTGGGCCACTGACCAAAGAGAAGCCCAAGCGGAACGGAGGCCGGGGCCTGGAGGACGTGCGGCCCAGCGTGGAGAGTCTCTTGGATGAGCTGGAGAGCTCAGTGCCCAGCCCTGT CCCTGCCATCACTGTGAACCAGGGCGAGATGAGCAGCCCCCAGCGAGTCACCTCCAGCCAGCAGCAGACACGCATCTCCGCCTCTTCTGCCACCAGGGAGCTGGATGAGCTGATGGCCTCGCTGTCGGATTTTAAG aCCAGCTCCTCTGCTGTGGCCTTGAGCTCCCCAAGGCTGCTGCCCAACTCAGCTCCATCCCCATACCACatactttctcctcctcttcctcctcctgggcCCTCTGTATTCCTGCCACCCCCTAGGAAACCTTCCCTTCGAGGCCACGGCCACACCCTGGAGGTCCTCTGCCCTGAGGACAATGTGGCCCCCAGCTGGCTTGATTTGGCTGGCCTTGGGGAGATGCCTGACACCCCCAACTCAAGGTCTCCCTCCACGGAGAGTTCTCTGGGGCCACCGGGTGCAGAGAGCCAGGCTTGCGTTTGGAGGGACCCACCAAACGCGAGCCTGGTGAGTGAGTTCTCCAGGGTGCCCCCCAGCCACACTCTACCCCACGCTGGGTGCACAGGTCTCCAGGAGGCTGGGGAACCCCAAGTGCTGTCGGCCAACCCTCTGTGCCCAGTAGAGGCCGTGGCTGCCACATGGGAGTGTCCGTGGGCTCTGGAGGCGCTTAGGCCTGAGTTCCCCCGGGGAGCTATGCCCAGCTTCCAGGAAGTAATTGAGCCAGCCGCCACGGCTGTGGACCGTCAGGCTATCTTCCCGGATACCTGGAGTCTCATGAAGGCACGTGGACAGCAGAAGGAGAGGGCAAGGCCAGAGCCAGGGGAGCCAGAGAGCAGATGCCCTGCCCCAGTTGAGGAGGAGCAGTTAGGTGGAGAGACGGCCACGGGGGGCAGCCTGGTCAGGCCAGCCCAGGGACCCAAGACCCCCAGGAGGCCAGAGGGCACCACTGAAGCTGCTGCAGAGGCCAGGAGGGAACGGCCAGAACTTCCACAGGCTGTGGTCGTGGACACACCCAACACCACGGAGAGGATTTCCACCTCTGGCCAGGCAGGC ATCCGCTCCATGATCAGGAGGAGCCGGGAGACCGGCCACGCTCACCCCATGTCCCGGGAGCCCTCCCCTCGTCGCCAGCTGGACCCCGCCACCCTGAGCAGGACCCCGTCCCAGGAGCGGCTCATCGCGGAGCTGCAGGGTCGGCTGGGCATCCAGCCGGAGGTGGAGGAGGCCGAGGGGGCCTCGGGGGCCTCTGCCGAGGACTGGCTGACCGAGGGCGTCGTCATCACTGTGCAGCCGTGTGGGAGGCGGGCTAGGGGGCAGCTGGTAGAGAAG ATCCAGGGCCTGGAACAAAGAGTGGACGGAGAGCTGTGCTGGGCGGCCGGCTGGCCTCCGAACAGCAGCCAGAGCAGCCCTGAAGGGCAGGACGAGGGAGGG TTCATGGCCCAGGGGAGGACAGGGAGCAGCTCTCCCCCGGGAGGGCCCCCAAAGCCTGGGAGCCAGCTTGACAGCATGCTGGGGAGCCTGCAGTCTGACCTGAACAAACTGGGGGTCGCCACAGTCGCCAAGGGGGTCTGCGGGGCCTGCAAGAAACCCATCGCTGGGCAG GTCGTGACCGCCATGGGGAAGACGTGGCACCCAGAGCACTTCGTCTGCACCCACTGCCAGGAGGAGATCGGATCCCGGAACTTCTTTGAGCGGGATGGACAGCCCTACTGTGAAAAGGACTATCACAACCTCTTCTCTCCGCGCTGCTACTACTGCAACGGGCCCATCCTGGAT AAAGTGGTGACAGCCCTTGACCGGACGTGGCACCCTGAGCACTTCTTCTGTGCCCAGTGTGGAGCCTTCTTTGGGCCTGAAG GGTTCCATGAGAAAGACGGCAAGGCCTACTGCCGGAAGGATTACTTTGACATGTTCGCCCCCAAGTGTGGCGGCTGCGCCCGAGCCATCCTGGAGAACTACATCTCGGCCCTCAACACCCTGTGGCATCCTGAGTGCTTTGTGTGTCGG GAATGCTTCACACCATTTGTCAATGGCAGCTTCTTCGAGCATGACGGGCAGCCCTACTGTGAGGTGCACTACCACGAGCGGCGGGGCTCGCTGTGCTCCGGCTGCCAGAAGCCCATCACGGGCCGCTGCATCACCGCCATGGCCAAGAAGTTCCACCCGGAGCACTTTGTCTGTGCCTTCTGCCTCAAGCAGCTCAACAAGGGCACCTTCAAGGAGCAGAACGACAAGCCTTACTGTCAGAACTGCTTCGTCAAGCTCTTCTGCTAG
- the PXN gene encoding paxillin isoform X14 yields the protein MDDLDALLADLESTTSHISKRPVFLSEETPYSYPTGNHTYQEIAVPPPVPPPPSSEALNGTVLDPLDQWQPSTSRFIHQQPPSPSPVYGSSAKTSSASNPQDGVGLPCPRAGEEEHVYSFPNKQKSAEPSPTVMSSSLGSNLSELDRLLLELNAVQHNPPGFPADEANSSPPLSGALSPHYGIPENNSPLGGKAGPLTKEKPKRNGGRGLEDVRPSVESLLDELESSVPSPVPAITVNQGEMSSPQRVTSSQQQTRISASSATRELDELMASLSDFKTSSSAVALSSPRLLPNSAPSPYHILSPPLPPPGPSVFLPPPRKPSLRGHGHTLEVLCPEDNVAPSWLDLAGLGEMPDTPNSRSPSTESSLGPPGAESQACVWRDPPNASLVSEFSRVPPSHTLPHAGCTGLQEAGEPQVLSANPLCPVEAVAATWECPWALEALRPEFPRGAMPSFQEVIEPAATAVDRQAIFPDTWSLMKARGQQKERARPEPGEPESRCPAPVEEEQLGGETATGGSLVRPAQGPKTPRRPEGTTEAAAEARRERPELPQAVVVDTPNTTERISTSGQVVFPPGSPIPLRRTFSVLPSPPPPSPLLQHRKDASASSSSPRPSPPTSSTLGPSVLPRGPPGVQSAGAGPREDGVQGPTPPTPAPHSVRSMGCQTDEDPLFPPMQIQGLEQRVDGELCWAAGWPPNSSQSSPEGQDEGGFMAQGRTGSSSPPGGPPKPGSQLDSMLGSLQSDLNKLGVATVAKGVCGACKKPIAGQVVTAMGKTWHPEHFVCTHCQEEIGSRNFFERDGQPYCEKDYHNLFSPRCYYCNGPILDKVVTALDRTWHPEHFFCAQCGAFFGPEGFHEKDGKAYCRKDYFDMFAPKCGGCARAILENYISALNTLWHPECFVCRECFTPFVNGSFFEHDGQPYCEVHYHERRGSLCSGCQKPITGRCITAMAKKFHPEHFVCAFCLKQLNKGTFKEQNDKPYCQNCFVKLFC from the exons ACGCCCTGCTGGCAGACTTGGAGTCCACGACCTCCCACATCTCCAAACGGCCTGTGTTCCTGTCTGAGGAGACCCCCTACTCGTACCCGACAGGAAACCACACATACCAGGAGATTGCCGTGCCACCCCCTGTCCCTCCACCCCCGTCCAGCGAGGCCCTCAATGGCACGGTCCTTGACCCCTTAGACCAGTGGCAGCCGAGCACCTCCCGATTCATCCACCAGCAG CCTCCATCCCCGTCCCCCGTGTACGGCTCCAGTGCTAAAACTTCCAGTGCCTCCAACCCCCAGGACGGCGTCGGCCTTCCGTGTCCCCGAGCCGGTGAGGAAGAGCACGTGTACAG CTTCCCCAACAAGCAGAAGTCGGCCGAGCCTTCACCCACCGTCATGAGCTCCTCCTTGGGCAGCAACCTTTCTGAACTCGACCGCCTGCTTCTGGAGCTGAACGCCGTGCAGCATAACCCGCCAGGCTTCCCTGCAG ATGAGGCCAACTCAAGCCCCCCACTGTCTGGGGCTCTGAGCCCCCACTACGGCATCCCGGAGAATAACAGCCCACTGGGGGGCAAAGCTGGGCCACTGACCAAAGAGAAGCCCAAGCGGAACGGAGGCCGGGGCCTGGAGGACGTGCGGCCCAGCGTGGAGAGTCTCTTGGATGAGCTGGAGAGCTCAGTGCCCAGCCCTGT CCCTGCCATCACTGTGAACCAGGGCGAGATGAGCAGCCCCCAGCGAGTCACCTCCAGCCAGCAGCAGACACGCATCTCCGCCTCTTCTGCCACCAGGGAGCTGGATGAGCTGATGGCCTCGCTGTCGGATTTTAAG aCCAGCTCCTCTGCTGTGGCCTTGAGCTCCCCAAGGCTGCTGCCCAACTCAGCTCCATCCCCATACCACatactttctcctcctcttcctcctcctgggcCCTCTGTATTCCTGCCACCCCCTAGGAAACCTTCCCTTCGAGGCCACGGCCACACCCTGGAGGTCCTCTGCCCTGAGGACAATGTGGCCCCCAGCTGGCTTGATTTGGCTGGCCTTGGGGAGATGCCTGACACCCCCAACTCAAGGTCTCCCTCCACGGAGAGTTCTCTGGGGCCACCGGGTGCAGAGAGCCAGGCTTGCGTTTGGAGGGACCCACCAAACGCGAGCCTGGTGAGTGAGTTCTCCAGGGTGCCCCCCAGCCACACTCTACCCCACGCTGGGTGCACAGGTCTCCAGGAGGCTGGGGAACCCCAAGTGCTGTCGGCCAACCCTCTGTGCCCAGTAGAGGCCGTGGCTGCCACATGGGAGTGTCCGTGGGCTCTGGAGGCGCTTAGGCCTGAGTTCCCCCGGGGAGCTATGCCCAGCTTCCAGGAAGTAATTGAGCCAGCCGCCACGGCTGTGGACCGTCAGGCTATCTTCCCGGATACCTGGAGTCTCATGAAGGCACGTGGACAGCAGAAGGAGAGGGCAAGGCCAGAGCCAGGGGAGCCAGAGAGCAGATGCCCTGCCCCAGTTGAGGAGGAGCAGTTAGGTGGAGAGACGGCCACGGGGGGCAGCCTGGTCAGGCCAGCCCAGGGACCCAAGACCCCCAGGAGGCCAGAGGGCACCACTGAAGCTGCTGCAGAGGCCAGGAGGGAACGGCCAGAACTTCCACAGGCTGTGGTCGTGGACACACCCAACACCACGGAGAGGATTTCCACCTCTGGCCAG gTTGTCTTCCCTCCTGGCTCTCCCATTCCCCTGAGAAGAACCTTCTCTGTtctgccttctcctcctcctcccagccctttgCTCCAGCATCGCAAAGACGCCTCGGCCAGCAGTTCTTCTCCCCGGCCCAGCCCGCCCACCTCCTCCACCCTGGGGCCCTCGGTTCTTCCTCGAGGTCCCCCCGGGGTCCAGAGTGCTGGGGCGGGGCCACGGGAAGACGGTGTGCAGGGCCCCACCCCGCCCACTCCTGCGCCCCACTCTGTGAGGTCCATGGGCTGCCAGACCGACGAGGACCCACTCTTCCCCCCGATGCAG ATCCAGGGCCTGGAACAAAGAGTGGACGGAGAGCTGTGCTGGGCGGCCGGCTGGCCTCCGAACAGCAGCCAGAGCAGCCCTGAAGGGCAGGACGAGGGAGGG TTCATGGCCCAGGGGAGGACAGGGAGCAGCTCTCCCCCGGGAGGGCCCCCAAAGCCTGGGAGCCAGCTTGACAGCATGCTGGGGAGCCTGCAGTCTGACCTGAACAAACTGGGGGTCGCCACAGTCGCCAAGGGGGTCTGCGGGGCCTGCAAGAAACCCATCGCTGGGCAG GTCGTGACCGCCATGGGGAAGACGTGGCACCCAGAGCACTTCGTCTGCACCCACTGCCAGGAGGAGATCGGATCCCGGAACTTCTTTGAGCGGGATGGACAGCCCTACTGTGAAAAGGACTATCACAACCTCTTCTCTCCGCGCTGCTACTACTGCAACGGGCCCATCCTGGAT AAAGTGGTGACAGCCCTTGACCGGACGTGGCACCCTGAGCACTTCTTCTGTGCCCAGTGTGGAGCCTTCTTTGGGCCTGAAG GGTTCCATGAGAAAGACGGCAAGGCCTACTGCCGGAAGGATTACTTTGACATGTTCGCCCCCAAGTGTGGCGGCTGCGCCCGAGCCATCCTGGAGAACTACATCTCGGCCCTCAACACCCTGTGGCATCCTGAGTGCTTTGTGTGTCGG GAATGCTTCACACCATTTGTCAATGGCAGCTTCTTCGAGCATGACGGGCAGCCCTACTGTGAGGTGCACTACCACGAGCGGCGGGGCTCGCTGTGCTCCGGCTGCCAGAAGCCCATCACGGGCCGCTGCATCACCGCCATGGCCAAGAAGTTCCACCCGGAGCACTTTGTCTGTGCCTTCTGCCTCAAGCAGCTCAACAAGGGCACCTTCAAGGAGCAGAACGACAAGCCTTACTGTCAGAACTGCTTCGTCAAGCTCTTCTGCTAG
- the PXN gene encoding paxillin isoform X27, which produces MAVPELSGQRLLHLPSASQLPRKHLPGPRKLSYTGLQEEDALLADLESTTSHISKRPVFLSEETPYSYPTGNHTYQEIAVPPPVPPPPSSEALNGTVLDPLDQWQPSTSRFIHQQPPSPSPVYGSSAKTSSASNPQDGVGLPCPRAGEEEHVYSFPNKQKSAEPSPTVMSSSLGSNLSELDRLLLELNAVQHNPPGFPADEANSSPPLSGALSPHYGIPENNSPLGGKAGPLTKEKPKRNGGRGLEDVRPSVESLLDELESSVPSPVPAITVNQGEMSSPQRVTSSQQQTRISASSATRELDELMASLSDFKIQGLEQRVDGELCWAAGWPPNSSQSSPEGQDEGGFMAQGRTGSSSPPGGPPKPGSQLDSMLGSLQSDLNKLGVATVAKGVCGACKKPIAGQVVTAMGKTWHPEHFVCTHCQEEIGSRNFFERDGQPYCEKDYHNLFSPRCYYCNGPILDKVVTALDRTWHPEHFFCAQCGAFFGPEGFHEKDGKAYCRKDYFDMFAPKCGGCARAILENYISALNTLWHPECFVCRECFTPFVNGSFFEHDGQPYCEVHYHERRGSLCSGCQKPITGRCITAMAKKFHPEHFVCAFCLKQLNKGTFKEQNDKPYCQNCFVKLFC; this is translated from the exons ACGCCCTGCTGGCAGACTTGGAGTCCACGACCTCCCACATCTCCAAACGGCCTGTGTTCCTGTCTGAGGAGACCCCCTACTCGTACCCGACAGGAAACCACACATACCAGGAGATTGCCGTGCCACCCCCTGTCCCTCCACCCCCGTCCAGCGAGGCCCTCAATGGCACGGTCCTTGACCCCTTAGACCAGTGGCAGCCGAGCACCTCCCGATTCATCCACCAGCAG CCTCCATCCCCGTCCCCCGTGTACGGCTCCAGTGCTAAAACTTCCAGTGCCTCCAACCCCCAGGACGGCGTCGGCCTTCCGTGTCCCCGAGCCGGTGAGGAAGAGCACGTGTACAG CTTCCCCAACAAGCAGAAGTCGGCCGAGCCTTCACCCACCGTCATGAGCTCCTCCTTGGGCAGCAACCTTTCTGAACTCGACCGCCTGCTTCTGGAGCTGAACGCCGTGCAGCATAACCCGCCAGGCTTCCCTGCAG ATGAGGCCAACTCAAGCCCCCCACTGTCTGGGGCTCTGAGCCCCCACTACGGCATCCCGGAGAATAACAGCCCACTGGGGGGCAAAGCTGGGCCACTGACCAAAGAGAAGCCCAAGCGGAACGGAGGCCGGGGCCTGGAGGACGTGCGGCCCAGCGTGGAGAGTCTCTTGGATGAGCTGGAGAGCTCAGTGCCCAGCCCTGT CCCTGCCATCACTGTGAACCAGGGCGAGATGAGCAGCCCCCAGCGAGTCACCTCCAGCCAGCAGCAGACACGCATCTCCGCCTCTTCTGCCACCAGGGAGCTGGATGAGCTGATGGCCTCGCTGTCGGATTTTAAG ATCCAGGGCCTGGAACAAAGAGTGGACGGAGAGCTGTGCTGGGCGGCCGGCTGGCCTCCGAACAGCAGCCAGAGCAGCCCTGAAGGGCAGGACGAGGGAGGG TTCATGGCCCAGGGGAGGACAGGGAGCAGCTCTCCCCCGGGAGGGCCCCCAAAGCCTGGGAGCCAGCTTGACAGCATGCTGGGGAGCCTGCAGTCTGACCTGAACAAACTGGGGGTCGCCACAGTCGCCAAGGGGGTCTGCGGGGCCTGCAAGAAACCCATCGCTGGGCAG GTCGTGACCGCCATGGGGAAGACGTGGCACCCAGAGCACTTCGTCTGCACCCACTGCCAGGAGGAGATCGGATCCCGGAACTTCTTTGAGCGGGATGGACAGCCCTACTGTGAAAAGGACTATCACAACCTCTTCTCTCCGCGCTGCTACTACTGCAACGGGCCCATCCTGGAT AAAGTGGTGACAGCCCTTGACCGGACGTGGCACCCTGAGCACTTCTTCTGTGCCCAGTGTGGAGCCTTCTTTGGGCCTGAAG GGTTCCATGAGAAAGACGGCAAGGCCTACTGCCGGAAGGATTACTTTGACATGTTCGCCCCCAAGTGTGGCGGCTGCGCCCGAGCCATCCTGGAGAACTACATCTCGGCCCTCAACACCCTGTGGCATCCTGAGTGCTTTGTGTGTCGG GAATGCTTCACACCATTTGTCAATGGCAGCTTCTTCGAGCATGACGGGCAGCCCTACTGTGAGGTGCACTACCACGAGCGGCGGGGCTCGCTGTGCTCCGGCTGCCAGAAGCCCATCACGGGCCGCTGCATCACCGCCATGGCCAAGAAGTTCCACCCGGAGCACTTTGTCTGTGCCTTCTGCCTCAAGCAGCTCAACAAGGGCACCTTCAAGGAGCAGAACGACAAGCCTTACTGTCAGAACTGCTTCGTCAAGCTCTTCTGCTAG
- the PXN gene encoding paxillin isoform X3: protein MAVPELSGQRLLHLPSASQLPRKHLPGPRKLSYTGLQEEDALLADLESTTSHISKRPVFLSEETPYSYPTGNHTYQEIAVPPPVPPPPSSEALNGTVLDPLDQWQPSTSRFIHQQPPSPSPVYGSSAKTSSASNPQDGVGLPCPRAGEEEHVYSFPNKQKSAEPSPTVMSSSLGSNLSELDRLLLELNAVQHNPPGFPADEANSSPPLSGALSPHYGIPENNSPLGGKAGPLTKEKPKRNGGRGLEDVRPSVESLLDELESSVPSPVPAITVNQGEMSSPQRVTSSQQQTRISASSATRELDELMASLSDFKTSSSAVALSSPRLLPNSAPSPYHILSPPLPPPGPSVFLPPPRKPSLRGHGHTLEVLCPEDNVAPSWLDLAGLGEMPDTPNSRSPSTESSLGPPGAESQACVWRDPPNASLVSEFSRVPPSHTLPHAGCTGLQEAGEPQVLSANPLCPVEAVAATWECPWALEALRPEFPRGAMPSFQEVIEPAATAVDRQAIFPDTWSLMKARGQQKERARPEPGEPESRCPAPVEEEQLGGETATGGSLVRPAQGPKTPRRPEGTTEAAAEARRERPELPQAVVVDTPNTTERISTSGQIRSMIRRSRETGHAHPMSREPSPRRQLDPATLSRTPSQERLIAELQGRLGIQPEVEEAEGASGASAEDWLTEGVVITVQPCGRRARGQLVEKVVFPPGSPIPLRRTFSVLPSPPPPSPLLQHRKDASASSSSPRPSPPTSSTLGPSVLPRGPPGVQSAGAGPREDGVQGPTPPTPAPHSVRSMGCQTDEDPLFPPMQIQGLEQRVDGELCWAAGWPPNSSQSSPEGQDEGGFMAQGRTGSSSPPGGPPKPGSQLDSMLGSLQSDLNKLGVATVAKGVCGACKKPIAGQVVTAMGKTWHPEHFVCTHCQEEIGSRNFFERDGQPYCEKDYHNLFSPRCYYCNGPILDKVVTALDRTWHPEHFFCAQCGAFFGPEGFHEKDGKAYCRKDYFDMFAPKCGGCARAILENYISALNTLWHPECFVCRECFTPFVNGSFFEHDGQPYCEVHYHERRGSLCSGCQKPITGRCITAMAKKFHPEHFVCAFCLKQLNKGTFKEQNDKPYCQNCFVKLFC from the exons ACGCCCTGCTGGCAGACTTGGAGTCCACGACCTCCCACATCTCCAAACGGCCTGTGTTCCTGTCTGAGGAGACCCCCTACTCGTACCCGACAGGAAACCACACATACCAGGAGATTGCCGTGCCACCCCCTGTCCCTCCACCCCCGTCCAGCGAGGCCCTCAATGGCACGGTCCTTGACCCCTTAGACCAGTGGCAGCCGAGCACCTCCCGATTCATCCACCAGCAG CCTCCATCCCCGTCCCCCGTGTACGGCTCCAGTGCTAAAACTTCCAGTGCCTCCAACCCCCAGGACGGCGTCGGCCTTCCGTGTCCCCGAGCCGGTGAGGAAGAGCACGTGTACAG CTTCCCCAACAAGCAGAAGTCGGCCGAGCCTTCACCCACCGTCATGAGCTCCTCCTTGGGCAGCAACCTTTCTGAACTCGACCGCCTGCTTCTGGAGCTGAACGCCGTGCAGCATAACCCGCCAGGCTTCCCTGCAG ATGAGGCCAACTCAAGCCCCCCACTGTCTGGGGCTCTGAGCCCCCACTACGGCATCCCGGAGAATAACAGCCCACTGGGGGGCAAAGCTGGGCCACTGACCAAAGAGAAGCCCAAGCGGAACGGAGGCCGGGGCCTGGAGGACGTGCGGCCCAGCGTGGAGAGTCTCTTGGATGAGCTGGAGAGCTCAGTGCCCAGCCCTGT CCCTGCCATCACTGTGAACCAGGGCGAGATGAGCAGCCCCCAGCGAGTCACCTCCAGCCAGCAGCAGACACGCATCTCCGCCTCTTCTGCCACCAGGGAGCTGGATGAGCTGATGGCCTCGCTGTCGGATTTTAAG aCCAGCTCCTCTGCTGTGGCCTTGAGCTCCCCAAGGCTGCTGCCCAACTCAGCTCCATCCCCATACCACatactttctcctcctcttcctcctcctgggcCCTCTGTATTCCTGCCACCCCCTAGGAAACCTTCCCTTCGAGGCCACGGCCACACCCTGGAGGTCCTCTGCCCTGAGGACAATGTGGCCCCCAGCTGGCTTGATTTGGCTGGCCTTGGGGAGATGCCTGACACCCCCAACTCAAGGTCTCCCTCCACGGAGAGTTCTCTGGGGCCACCGGGTGCAGAGAGCCAGGCTTGCGTTTGGAGGGACCCACCAAACGCGAGCCTGGTGAGTGAGTTCTCCAGGGTGCCCCCCAGCCACACTCTACCCCACGCTGGGTGCACAGGTCTCCAGGAGGCTGGGGAACCCCAAGTGCTGTCGGCCAACCCTCTGTGCCCAGTAGAGGCCGTGGCTGCCACATGGGAGTGTCCGTGGGCTCTGGAGGCGCTTAGGCCTGAGTTCCCCCGGGGAGCTATGCCCAGCTTCCAGGAAGTAATTGAGCCAGCCGCCACGGCTGTGGACCGTCAGGCTATCTTCCCGGATACCTGGAGTCTCATGAAGGCACGTGGACAGCAGAAGGAGAGGGCAAGGCCAGAGCCAGGGGAGCCAGAGAGCAGATGCCCTGCCCCAGTTGAGGAGGAGCAGTTAGGTGGAGAGACGGCCACGGGGGGCAGCCTGGTCAGGCCAGCCCAGGGACCCAAGACCCCCAGGAGGCCAGAGGGCACCACTGAAGCTGCTGCAGAGGCCAGGAGGGAACGGCCAGAACTTCCACAGGCTGTGGTCGTGGACACACCCAACACCACGGAGAGGATTTCCACCTCTGGCCAG ATCCGCTCCATGATCAGGAGGAGCCGGGAGACCGGCCACGCTCACCCCATGTCCCGGGAGCCCTCCCCTCGTCGCCAGCTGGACCCCGCCACCCTGAGCAGGACCCCGTCCCAGGAGCGGCTCATCGCGGAGCTGCAGGGTCGGCTGGGCATCCAGCCGGAGGTGGAGGAGGCCGAGGGGGCCTCGGGGGCCTCTGCCGAGGACTGGCTGACCGAGGGCGTCGTCATCACTGTGCAGCCGTGTGGGAGGCGGGCTAGGGGGCAGCTGGTAGAGAAG gTTGTCTTCCCTCCTGGCTCTCCCATTCCCCTGAGAAGAACCTTCTCTGTtctgccttctcctcctcctcccagccctttgCTCCAGCATCGCAAAGACGCCTCGGCCAGCAGTTCTTCTCCCCGGCCCAGCCCGCCCACCTCCTCCACCCTGGGGCCCTCGGTTCTTCCTCGAGGTCCCCCCGGGGTCCAGAGTGCTGGGGCGGGGCCACGGGAAGACGGTGTGCAGGGCCCCACCCCGCCCACTCCTGCGCCCCACTCTGTGAGGTCCATGGGCTGCCAGACCGACGAGGACCCACTCTTCCCCCCGATGCAG ATCCAGGGCCTGGAACAAAGAGTGGACGGAGAGCTGTGCTGGGCGGCCGGCTGGCCTCCGAACAGCAGCCAGAGCAGCCCTGAAGGGCAGGACGAGGGAGGG TTCATGGCCCAGGGGAGGACAGGGAGCAGCTCTCCCCCGGGAGGGCCCCCAAAGCCTGGGAGCCAGCTTGACAGCATGCTGGGGAGCCTGCAGTCTGACCTGAACAAACTGGGGGTCGCCACAGTCGCCAAGGGGGTCTGCGGGGCCTGCAAGAAACCCATCGCTGGGCAG GTCGTGACCGCCATGGGGAAGACGTGGCACCCAGAGCACTTCGTCTGCACCCACTGCCAGGAGGAGATCGGATCCCGGAACTTCTTTGAGCGGGATGGACAGCCCTACTGTGAAAAGGACTATCACAACCTCTTCTCTCCGCGCTGCTACTACTGCAACGGGCCCATCCTGGAT AAAGTGGTGACAGCCCTTGACCGGACGTGGCACCCTGAGCACTTCTTCTGTGCCCAGTGTGGAGCCTTCTTTGGGCCTGAAG GGTTCCATGAGAAAGACGGCAAGGCCTACTGCCGGAAGGATTACTTTGACATGTTCGCCCCCAAGTGTGGCGGCTGCGCCCGAGCCATCCTGGAGAACTACATCTCGGCCCTCAACACCCTGTGGCATCCTGAGTGCTTTGTGTGTCGG GAATGCTTCACACCATTTGTCAATGGCAGCTTCTTCGAGCATGACGGGCAGCCCTACTGTGAGGTGCACTACCACGAGCGGCGGGGCTCGCTGTGCTCCGGCTGCCAGAAGCCCATCACGGGCCGCTGCATCACCGCCATGGCCAAGAAGTTCCACCCGGAGCACTTTGTCTGTGCCTTCTGCCTCAAGCAGCTCAACAAGGGCACCTTCAAGGAGCAGAACGACAAGCCTTACTGTCAGAACTGCTTCGTCAAGCTCTTCTGCTAG